One Halobaculum sp. CBA1158 DNA segment encodes these proteins:
- a CDS encoding PRC-barrel domain-containing protein codes for MDADAAPQEITTLVGREVYSNNGVFVGEVEDVRLDLDSQAVTGLALSAVSDELFGSRIDPGKGVMIPYRWVRAVGDVILVNDTVERLKQENGDEEAVA; via the coding sequence ATGGACGCTGACGCGGCACCACAGGAGATCACGACGCTCGTCGGACGCGAGGTCTACTCCAACAACGGTGTGTTCGTGGGGGAGGTCGAGGACGTGCGCCTCGACTTGGATTCGCAGGCGGTCACCGGACTGGCCCTGTCGGCGGTCAGCGACGAACTGTTCGGGAGCCGGATCGATCCGGGCAAGGGCGTGATGATCCCGTATCGGTGGGTTCGGGCCGTCGGCGACGTGATCCTCGTCAACGACACGGTCGAACGCCTGAAACAGGAGAACGGCGACGAGGAGGCCGTCGCGTAG
- a CDS encoding LUD domain-containing protein, with protein MSKPSSRDERAARIRELLETEGDAVAANTRGFNRGRYESTADLDDYESLKAEARSIKEDAIERLPDLIDDLRERVEARGGTVYVADDAADANAYVREVVDGENVVKSKSMTTEELDLNDALEADGARVTETDLGEWVIQLADEEPSHIVAPGIHKSREAIADLFAERFDLAEDDRPETAEELTRFAREKLLTEIETADVGVTGANFLTADSGSLALVTSEGNARKTAVVPDTHVAVAGVEKVIPSVEDLAPFVELIGRSGTGQDITSYVSLFTPPTPSPPVRFGGPDEPIADPGTAGGVGAGEPHPERDFHLVLVDNGRLAMREDDDLRETLYCIRCSACSNSCGNFQSVGGHAFGGETYSGGIATGWEAGVEGLDTAAEFNDLCTGCSRCVPACPVGIDIPWINTVVRDRINRGDHGVGDERRDGDPGDGVAGEFDFLVDGLTPDEEPAGLDPAKRLFGNFETLARLGSATAPLSNRAADLGPVRAAMDRWLGVARERDLPKFERETLVDWFRDRGGPRVSESMARREAVVYPDVYTNHVAVDRGKAAVRTLEALGVRVTVPESAAVGSGRAPLSQGMVETARRKAERCRDALLPEIEAGRDVVVIEPSDLAAFEREYERLLPEADAERLADGSYEALEYVYGLLEHGADAGGLTAAETGRDGDGGETGEPVAYHAHCQQRTLELEAHTVAVLERLGYEVTTSETECCGMAGSFGYKSEYYELSMDVGEPLVEQFGDAERVLASGTSCCEQLDALLGDSIEHPIEAIAPEP; from the coding sequence GTGAGTAAGCCGTCCTCGCGCGACGAGCGCGCCGCCCGGATCCGCGAGCTGCTGGAGACCGAGGGCGACGCGGTCGCGGCGAACACCCGGGGGTTCAACCGCGGTCGCTACGAGTCGACCGCCGACCTCGACGACTACGAGTCGCTGAAGGCGGAGGCGCGGTCGATCAAGGAGGACGCGATCGAGCGCCTGCCAGACCTGATCGACGACCTGCGCGAACGGGTCGAGGCCCGAGGCGGGACCGTGTACGTCGCCGACGACGCCGCCGACGCGAACGCCTACGTTCGGGAGGTGGTCGACGGGGAGAACGTCGTCAAGAGCAAGTCGATGACGACCGAAGAACTCGACTTGAACGACGCGCTCGAGGCCGACGGCGCGCGCGTCACCGAGACTGACCTCGGGGAGTGGGTGATCCAGTTGGCCGACGAGGAGCCGAGCCACATCGTCGCGCCGGGCATCCACAAGTCGCGCGAGGCCATCGCCGACCTGTTCGCCGAGCGGTTCGACCTGGCCGAGGACGACCGGCCGGAGACGGCCGAGGAGCTGACGCGGTTCGCCCGCGAGAAGCTGCTGACGGAGATCGAGACGGCCGACGTGGGCGTCACGGGCGCGAACTTCCTCACGGCCGATTCGGGGTCGCTGGCGCTGGTCACCAGCGAGGGCAACGCCCGCAAGACCGCGGTCGTGCCGGACACGCACGTCGCCGTCGCGGGCGTCGAGAAGGTGATCCCGAGCGTCGAGGACCTCGCGCCGTTCGTCGAGCTGATCGGCCGGTCCGGGACGGGCCAGGACATCACCTCCTACGTCTCGCTGTTCACGCCGCCGACGCCGTCGCCGCCGGTCCGGTTCGGCGGGCCCGACGAACCGATCGCGGACCCGGGAACCGCCGGCGGCGTCGGCGCGGGCGAGCCCCATCCCGAACGCGACTTCCACCTGGTGCTCGTCGACAACGGGCGGCTGGCGATGCGCGAGGACGACGACCTCCGCGAGACGCTGTACTGCATCCGGTGTAGCGCCTGCTCGAACTCCTGCGGCAACTTCCAGTCGGTCGGCGGTCACGCCTTCGGCGGGGAGACGTACTCGGGGGGGATCGCCACGGGCTGGGAGGCCGGGGTCGAGGGGCTGGACACGGCCGCGGAGTTCAACGACCTCTGCACCGGCTGTTCGCGGTGCGTCCCCGCCTGCCCCGTCGGGATCGACATCCCGTGGATCAACACGGTCGTCCGCGACCGGATCAACCGCGGCGATCACGGCGTCGGCGACGAGCGCCGCGACGGCGACCCCGGGGACGGCGTCGCGGGGGAGTTCGACTTCCTCGTCGACGGCCTGACGCCCGACGAGGAGCCGGCGGGGCTCGACCCCGCCAAGCGACTCTTCGGGAACTTCGAGACGCTGGCGCGACTGGGGAGCGCGACCGCGCCGCTGTCGAACCGGGCGGCCGACCTCGGACCGGTCCGGGCGGCGATGGACCGCTGGCTCGGCGTCGCCCGCGAGCGCGACCTCCCAAAGTTCGAGCGTGAGACGCTCGTCGACTGGTTCCGCGACCGGGGCGGCCCGCGGGTGAGCGAGTCGATGGCCCGACGCGAGGCGGTGGTGTACCCCGACGTGTACACGAACCACGTCGCCGTCGACCGCGGGAAGGCGGCGGTCCGGACGCTGGAGGCGCTGGGCGTCCGAGTGACCGTTCCCGAGTCGGCCGCCGTCGGGAGCGGGCGCGCGCCGCTGTCGCAGGGGATGGTCGAGACGGCCCGGAGGAAGGCGGAGCGCTGTCGCGACGCCCTCCTCCCGGAGATCGAGGCCGGGCGCGACGTGGTCGTGATCGAGCCGAGCGACCTCGCGGCGTTCGAGCGCGAGTACGAGCGACTGCTTCCCGAGGCGGACGCCGAGCGACTCGCCGACGGCAGCTACGAGGCGCTCGAGTACGTCTACGGGCTGCTCGAGCACGGTGCGGACGCCGGCGGACTGACGGCGGCCGAGACGGGTCGCGACGGCGACGGCGGCGAAACCGGGGAGCCGGTCGCGTACCACGCCCACTGCCAGCAGCGGACGCTCGAGTTGGAGGCGCACACCGTCGCCGTGCTGGAGCGCCTGGGCTACGAGGTGACGACCTCCGAGACGGAGTGTTGCGGGATGGCTGGGAGCTTCGGCTACAAGTCCGAGTACTACGAGCTGTCGATGGACGTGGGCGAGCCGCTGGTCGAGCAGTTCGGCGACGCCGAGCGCGTGCTCGCCTCGGGCACCTCCTGCTGCGAGCAGTTGGACGCCCTCCTCGGGGACTCGATCGAACATCCGATCGAGGCGATCGCTCCCGAGCCGTGA
- a CDS encoding LUD domain-containing protein: MQSDTPDECAAFVANAERHHAAVHRVDPDPDAVASAIADLVAEPAVGVRLPGGLSLPDGVATDPTPADLDAAVTGVTAATLAVADYGSVVVCSDAAGTEAVSLFPDRHVAVVRAGDVVPGMREAMGVLGDRLRAGESAVIATGPSATADMGDLVVGAHGPREVEIVLVEGDRE; encoded by the coding sequence ATGCAGTCGGACACGCCCGACGAGTGCGCGGCGTTCGTCGCCAACGCCGAGCGTCACCACGCCGCCGTCCACCGGGTCGATCCCGACCCCGACGCGGTCGCGAGCGCGATCGCCGACCTGGTCGCGGAGCCGGCGGTCGGCGTCCGCCTCCCCGGCGGGCTCTCGCTCCCGGACGGCGTCGCGACCGATCCCACCCCGGCCGACCTCGACGCCGCCGTCACCGGCGTCACGGCCGCGACGCTCGCCGTCGCCGACTACGGTAGCGTCGTGGTGTGCTCGGACGCCGCCGGAACCGAGGCGGTCTCGCTGTTCCCGGACCGCCACGTCGCGGTCGTGCGCGCCGGCGACGTGGTGCCCGGCATGCGCGAGGCGATGGGCGTCCTCGGTGACCGCCTCCGCGCGGGCGAGAGCGCCGTGATCGCGACCGGTCCGTCCGCGACCGCCGACATGGGCGACCTCGTCGTCGGCGCGCACGGGCCGCGCGAGGTGGAGATCGTCCTCGTGGAGGGCGACCGTGAGTAA
- a CDS encoding FAD-binding and (Fe-S)-binding domain-containing protein has protein sequence MSSDAPSPPDGGPDLSSADYDYASGDVERPGLVDDLEERVAGEVRFDTYSRQLYATDASAYQQTPIGVVFPRDTDDVAAVMRYCADREIPVLPRGGGTSLAGQTVNEAVVLDFTKHMDGIRDLDPEGREATVDAGCIVAELNEAAEPHGLKFAPDPAWRDKSAIGGAIGNNSTGAHSLKYGKTDAYVESCEVVLADGSVETFGDIEVATMREEGDPEGDLLERIYAEVVRVIDEEGEEVTARYPDMKRNVSGYNLDVLVEEARGQWGQQGVGATDPGEAGTVNLARLMCGSEGTLGIVTEATVSLVEVPETKAVALLTYDSLTDAMEDVAPILEHGPAAVEVMDDTFLDLARETAEFRDVVGMLPDGTDSVLLVEFYAEDDDDGREKVAGLAADRCPGSETKVAAGADAVTADATARATHVLEAHDADRRATFWKMRKAGMPILLSRTSDAKHLSFIEDCAVPPERLADYVEDFQALLEEVGTFASFYAHAGPGVLHVRPLVETKSLDGLEQFERIADGASDLVVKYGGSVSGEHGDGRARTQWNRKLYGDDLWHTFRDLKTAFDPDWLLNPGNVCGDHSLTEHLRFDPEYAFDTGFEPELNWDNENGFQGMTELCHGCGGCRGGQSTTGGVMCPTYRAADEEIQSTRGRANLLRGAMSGDLPDDPFEEEFASEVMDLCIGCKGCKHDCPSGVDMAKLKAEVVHERHEREGPSLRDRLFANINLVSRLGSALAPVSNLATKVPGSRVIGEKVLGIAAERDLPTFHSTTLRDWYAARGGATVSEADAERVAVLVPDTYTNYNHPEAGKAAVRVLEAAGVRVELADVEDTGRPAHSMGFLDAARERTAAAVADLAPRIEDGRDVVVVEPSEAVMLQSDLLDLHDSEDAAAVAANSYGVLEYVDAFRLDERMDLGGSGSLTYHGHCHQKATKKDHHAVGVLRRAGYEVDPLDSTCCGMAGSFGYEAEHHSMSRSIASILFDQVDESPGEEVTAPGASCRSQLAEREDADGDPPHPIEKVAAAVID, from the coding sequence ATGTCTTCCGACGCCCCGTCCCCACCCGACGGCGGACCGGACCTGTCGAGCGCCGATTACGACTACGCCTCCGGCGACGTCGAGCGCCCCGGCCTCGTCGACGACCTCGAGGAGCGCGTCGCCGGCGAGGTCCGCTTCGACACCTACTCGCGACAGCTGTACGCGACCGACGCCTCCGCGTACCAACAGACGCCGATCGGCGTGGTGTTCCCCCGCGACACCGACGACGTGGCGGCAGTAATGCGCTACTGTGCCGACCGCGAGATCCCCGTGCTTCCGCGGGGCGGCGGCACGTCGCTTGCGGGCCAGACCGTGAACGAAGCGGTCGTCCTCGACTTCACGAAGCACATGGACGGGATCCGCGACCTCGACCCCGAGGGGCGGGAAGCGACCGTCGACGCCGGCTGTATCGTCGCCGAACTCAACGAGGCGGCCGAACCGCACGGCCTGAAGTTCGCGCCCGACCCGGCCTGGCGCGACAAGTCGGCGATCGGCGGCGCGATCGGCAACAACTCCACCGGCGCGCACTCGCTGAAGTACGGCAAGACCGACGCGTACGTCGAGTCGTGCGAGGTCGTGCTCGCGGACGGCTCCGTCGAGACGTTCGGTGACATCGAGGTGGCGACGATGCGCGAGGAGGGCGACCCCGAGGGCGACCTGCTCGAACGGATCTACGCCGAGGTCGTCCGCGTCATCGACGAGGAGGGCGAGGAGGTGACCGCGCGCTACCCCGACATGAAGCGCAACGTCTCCGGCTACAACCTCGACGTGCTCGTCGAGGAGGCCCGCGGGCAGTGGGGTCAGCAGGGCGTTGGAGCCACAGATCCCGGCGAGGCGGGAACCGTCAACCTCGCGCGGCTCATGTGCGGAAGCGAGGGGACCCTGGGTATCGTCACCGAGGCGACCGTCTCGCTGGTCGAGGTGCCCGAGACGAAGGCCGTCGCGCTGCTCACCTACGACTCGCTGACCGACGCGATGGAGGACGTGGCCCCGATCCTCGAACACGGCCCCGCGGCCGTCGAGGTGATGGACGACACGTTCCTCGACCTGGCGCGCGAGACCGCGGAGTTCCGGGACGTGGTCGGGATGCTCCCCGACGGCACCGACTCGGTGTTGCTCGTGGAGTTCTACGCCGAGGACGACGACGACGGGCGCGAGAAGGTGGCGGGCCTCGCGGCCGACCGCTGTCCGGGCTCCGAGACGAAGGTCGCCGCGGGCGCGGACGCCGTCACCGCCGACGCGACCGCGCGGGCGACGCACGTGCTCGAGGCCCACGACGCCGACCGGCGCGCGACGTTCTGGAAGATGCGCAAGGCAGGGATGCCGATCCTCCTCAGTCGCACCTCCGACGCGAAGCACCTCTCGTTCATCGAGGACTGCGCCGTCCCGCCCGAACGCCTCGCGGACTACGTCGAGGACTTCCAGGCCCTGCTGGAGGAGGTCGGAACGTTCGCGTCCTTCTACGCCCACGCCGGTCCGGGCGTGCTCCACGTCCGACCGCTCGTCGAGACGAAGTCACTCGACGGGCTCGAGCAGTTCGAGCGCATCGCCGACGGCGCGAGCGACCTCGTGGTGAAGTACGGCGGGAGCGTCTCCGGCGAGCACGGCGACGGCCGCGCGCGAACTCAGTGGAACCGGAAGCTGTACGGCGACGACCTCTGGCACACCTTCCGCGACCTCAAGACCGCGTTCGACCCCGACTGGCTCCTGAACCCGGGGAACGTCTGCGGCGACCACAGCCTCACCGAGCACCTCCGATTCGACCCCGAGTACGCCTTCGACACCGGCTTCGAGCCGGAGTTGAACTGGGACAACGAGAACGGCTTCCAGGGGATGACGGAGCTGTGTCACGGCTGCGGCGGCTGTCGCGGCGGCCAGTCGACCACCGGCGGCGTGATGTGTCCCACCTACCGCGCGGCCGACGAGGAGATCCAAAGCACCCGCGGCCGGGCGAACCTCCTGCGCGGGGCGATGTCGGGCGACCTCCCGGACGACCCGTTCGAGGAGGAGTTCGCCTCCGAGGTCATGGACCTGTGCATCGGCTGTAAGGGCTGCAAACACGACTGCCCCAGCGGCGTCGACATGGCGAAGCTGAAGGCCGAGGTCGTCCACGAGCGCCACGAGCGCGAGGGGCCGAGCCTGCGCGACCGCCTGTTCGCGAACATCAACCTCGTCTCGCGGCTCGGCTCGGCGCTCGCGCCCGTCTCGAACCTCGCGACGAAGGTGCCCGGGTCGCGGGTGATCGGCGAGAAGGTGCTCGGAATCGCCGCCGAGCGCGACCTGCCGACGTTCCACAGCACCACGCTCCGCGACTGGTACGCAGCGCGCGGCGGCGCGACGGTGTCGGAGGCCGACGCCGAGCGCGTCGCCGTGCTCGTGCCCGACACCTACACCAACTACAACCACCCGGAGGCCGGCAAGGCGGCCGTCCGCGTCCTGGAGGCGGCGGGCGTGCGCGTCGAACTCGCGGACGTGGAAGACACCGGCCGACCGGCCCACAGCATGGGCTTCCTCGACGCCGCGCGCGAACGGACGGCCGCGGCGGTCGCGGACCTCGCTCCGCGGATCGAGGACGGCCGCGACGTGGTCGTCGTCGAGCCGAGCGAGGCGGTGATGCTCCAGTCGGATCTCCTGGACCTCCACGACTCCGAGGACGCCGCCGCCGTCGCGGCCAACAGCTACGGCGTGCTGGAGTACGTCGACGCCTTCCGACTGGACGAGCGGATGGACCTCGGGGGGTCGGGCTCTCTGACCTACCACGGGCATTGCCACCAGAAGGCGACGAAGAAGGACCACCACGCGGTCGGCGTGCTCCGGCGCGCTGGCTACGAGGTCGACCCGCTGGACTCCACCTGCTGCGGGATGGCCGGGAGCTTCGGCTACGAGGCCGAACACCACTCGATGAGCCGCTCGATCGCGTCGATCCTCTTCGACCAGGTCGACGAGAGCCCCGGCGAGGAGGTGACCGCGCCCGGGGCTTCCTGCCGGTCGCAACTGGCCGAGCGCGAGGACGCCGACGGCGACCCGCCCCACCCGATCGAGAAGGTCGCCGCCGCGGTGATCGACTGA
- a CDS encoding HalOD1 output domain-containing protein, with the protein MTNHSNTQVDRSRSTHEHEVRSQSPQTAVVEAVSSVRGVDPVDLDVRLHDAIDADVLDMLAGHDGGDWRLSFALEDHEVTVDADGTVVVDGRVFDGSFDA; encoded by the coding sequence ATGACGAACCACTCGAACACCCAGGTCGACCGGTCGCGGAGCACGCACGAGCACGAAGTCCGATCCCAGTCGCCGCAGACGGCCGTCGTCGAGGCGGTCTCGTCGGTCCGCGGCGTCGATCCCGTCGACCTCGACGTGCGACTCCACGACGCGATCGACGCGGACGTGCTCGACATGCTCGCGGGCCACGACGGCGGCGACTGGCGGCTGTCGTTCGCCCTCGAGGACCACGAGGTGACCGTCGACGCGGACGGCACGGTCGTCGTCGACGGACGCGTGTTCGACGGGAGTTTCGACGCCTGA
- a CDS encoding pyridoxal phosphate-dependent aminotransferase — protein sequence MFPPLAYIDWIEGRPGAADHDLGSSDLRPAGPDDSADPIPSRLRGLAPPASDATLRERVADEYGVAPDRVLATAGATHAGFLAAATAAALARERSDADRRPRALVEDPGYEPLVKTPRGLGTRVERFERPGPRAPLDPERIAGAADGLTGPLAHATVTNRHNPTGRLTDRETLAATAEVVADRGGHLVVDEVYAPYTVGRSDEASGDRRGGTDPRTAFGGPTAAGLPATVAVGSLTKFHGLGGLRVGWLVGPEPFVDRARTVERHVPGLATPSASLARRFFAHRDELVAEARDYCRRNHDLLAGFLADRRDLEGVVADDSPFGVLRHESADGDAVAEAAWDAGVLVVPGRFFGVPDGVRVSLGRAPDDCAAALDALGRVLDGL from the coding sequence ATGTTCCCGCCGCTCGCGTACATCGACTGGATCGAGGGGCGTCCCGGGGCGGCCGACCACGACCTCGGCTCCAGCGACCTCCGGCCGGCCGGTCCGGACGACTCCGCGGACCCGATCCCGTCCCGACTCCGCGGGCTCGCCCCGCCCGCGAGCGACGCGACCCTGCGCGAGCGCGTCGCCGACGAGTACGGCGTCGCGCCCGACCGGGTGCTGGCGACCGCGGGGGCGACCCACGCCGGCTTCCTCGCTGCGGCGACGGCGGCGGCGCTGGCGCGCGAGCGGTCCGACGCCGACCGACGGCCGCGCGCGCTCGTCGAGGATCCCGGATACGAGCCGCTGGTGAAGACCCCTCGGGGACTCGGTACGCGCGTCGAGCGGTTCGAGCGCCCCGGCCCGCGCGCCCCGCTCGACCCCGAGCGCATCGCGGGCGCGGCCGACGGCCTCACCGGCCCGCTGGCGCACGCGACCGTCACGAATCGACACAACCCCACCGGGCGACTGACCGACCGCGAGACGCTGGCGGCGACGGCCGAGGTCGTCGCGGACCGCGGCGGCCACCTCGTCGTCGACGAGGTGTACGCGCCCTACACCGTCGGTCGGTCGGACGAGGCGAGCGGGGACCGCCGCGGCGGGACCGACCCGCGGACCGCCTTCGGTGGCCCCACCGCCGCGGGACTGCCGGCGACCGTCGCGGTCGGGTCGCTCACCAAGTTCCACGGGCTGGGCGGTCTCCGAGTGGGCTGGCTCGTCGGCCCCGAACCGTTCGTCGACCGCGCGCGCACCGTCGAGCGGCACGTGCCCGGCCTCGCGACGCCGAGCGCCTCGCTCGCCCGTCGGTTCTTCGCCCATCGCGACGAACTGGTCGCCGAGGCCCGCGATTACTGCCGGCGTAACCACGACCTCCTCGCGGGATTCCTCGCCGACCGCCGGGACCTGGAGGGCGTCGTCGCCGACGACTCCCCGTTCGGCGTCCTGCGACACGAGTCGGCCGACGGCGACGCCGTGGCCGAGGCGGCGTGGGACGCCGGCGTCCTCGTCGTCCCGGGGCGGTTCTTCGGCGTCCCCGACGGGGTCCGGGTGTCGCTCGGGCGCGCCCCCGACGACTGCGCGGCCGCGCTCGACGCGCTCGGTCGCGTGCTCGACGGGCTGTGA
- a CDS encoding GIY-YIG nuclease family protein — protein MSHAGTYTLLFAVPESIEVRVGALGTREFPAGGYAYTGSALGSGGFSRIDRHRRVAAGEHDVRHWHVDYLGGHPGVSLAGVERVGDGVDAECRIARTLSAGPIDGFGSSDCDCQSHLARYGSPDAARAAVADAYAALGGTE, from the coding sequence GTGAGCCACGCCGGCACCTACACCCTCCTGTTCGCCGTCCCCGAGTCGATCGAGGTCCGCGTCGGCGCGCTCGGGACCCGCGAGTTCCCGGCCGGCGGCTACGCTTACACCGGCAGCGCGCTCGGGAGCGGCGGCTTCTCGCGGATCGACCGCCACCGCCGGGTCGCCGCCGGCGAGCACGACGTCCGCCATTGGCACGTCGACTACCTCGGCGGTCACCCCGGGGTCTCGCTGGCGGGCGTCGAGCGCGTCGGCGACGGCGTCGACGCCGAGTGCCGGATCGCCCGAACGCTCTCGGCGGGCCCAATCGACGGTTTCGGCTCCTCCGACTGCGACTGCCAGTCGCACCTGGCCCGATACGGCTCGCCGGACGCCGCCCGCGCCGCCGTCGCCGACGCGTACGCGGCGCTGGGCGGGACGGAGTGA
- a CDS encoding restriction endonuclease: MRHPAERLAALPDAEFAAFVERLGGVWPDWEATASPVSPDGTVELSLSRDAPDGDAERAVVRVRRSETTVEEVNDLAVFAAERGLAFAVLATVDDVSRDAAARARAAPVELYDGVGLVSLARDAGIDLPDADSAPALEGGSPDEEVGDDADPTSDTDLASDADSAPDADSDGDSGLDPES, encoded by the coding sequence ATGCGACACCCGGCAGAGCGGCTCGCCGCCCTCCCAGACGCCGAGTTCGCCGCGTTCGTGGAGCGACTGGGCGGCGTCTGGCCCGACTGGGAGGCGACCGCCTCGCCGGTCAGCCCCGACGGCACCGTCGAACTGTCGCTGTCGCGGGATGCCCCCGACGGCGACGCCGAGCGCGCGGTCGTCCGCGTGCGTCGCTCGGAGACGACCGTCGAGGAGGTGAACGACCTCGCGGTGTTCGCCGCCGAGCGGGGGCTGGCCTTCGCCGTCCTCGCGACCGTCGACGACGTCTCTCGGGACGCCGCGGCCCGCGCCCGCGCCGCTCCCGTCGAACTGTACGACGGCGTCGGGCTCGTCTCGCTCGCCCGCGACGCCGGGATCGACCTCCCGGACGCGGATTCCGCACCCGCTCTCGAGGGTGGCTCCCCCGACGAGGAGGTGGGGGACGACGCCGACCCCACGTCCGACACCGATCTCGCGTCCGACGCCGACTCCGCGCCCGATGCCGACTCCGACGGCGACTCCGGACTGGACCCGGAGTCCTGA